In the Nocardioides panaciterrulae genome, GGACGAGTACCTCGTCAAGCCCTTCGACCCGCTGGAGCTGCGCGCGCGGGTCGTGGCGCTGCTGCGTCGACCCCGGCGCGGCATCGTCGGTGAGCCCGCCCCGGCGCCCGCGCCGCATGACCTCGGCGGTGGCCTGCGGCTCGACCGGGCCGGGCGGAGCGTCAGCTACGACGGGGTCGTGGTGCCGCTGAGCCCCACGGAGTACGACGTACTCGCGGTGCTCGCGTCCCGGCAGGGCAGCACCGTCGCGCGGGCCGACCTGGCGGCCGAGGTCTGGGCCGGGGAGTCGATCGACAGCGACTTCGGGGTCGACGTGCACGTGGGCGGGCTGCGCCGCAAGCTGCGCCGCGCCGCGCCCGGGCGGGACTGGGTGCGCACCGTCGGGGGAGACGGCTACCAGCTGCGGGAGCCCTGAGCGCGCGTCGCCCCGGTCCGGGGCACGCTGCCCGTCACCGGGAGGCGCGGGTCACCGTCAG is a window encoding:
- a CDS encoding response regulator transcription factor — translated: MHKHDEARVHRILVVEDDPDIRELIVHVLEGEDREVAPAATGAQALAAVRERDPDLVTLDLTLPDADGVEVCRAIRQDSDAYIVMITGRDEQVDRLAGLDVGADEYLVKPFDPLELRARVVALLRRPRRGIVGEPAPAPAPHDLGGGLRLDRAGRSVSYDGVVVPLSPTEYDVLAVLASRQGSTVARADLAAEVWAGESIDSDFGVDVHVGGLRRKLRRAAPGRDWVRTVGGDGYQLREP